A section of the Pyxidicoccus xibeiensis genome encodes:
- a CDS encoding NAD(P)-dependent oxidoreductase, whose translation MLSGLACMTLRLLVLGATGKTGTHILDLALARGHQVTAFVRSPQKIVRRHPALSIVQGDPMQVNALAQALPGHHAVLSALGPSGREAFQPNSLLAECAASTVAAMERASVTRLAMVSAALLFPGGGLRFALFRRLIRHHLRDLVAAEAVIRATPFDWTLARPPRLVEAPEETYRSEREALPTGAWSMSFRAVGAFLLDCIEQGAHTREVVGLARR comes from the coding sequence GTGCTGTCCGGTCTTGCCTGCATGACCCTACGACTCCTCGTGCTTGGCGCGACAGGCAAGACCGGAACCCACATCCTCGACCTTGCGCTCGCGCGCGGGCACCAGGTGACGGCGTTCGTCCGTTCACCCCAGAAAATCGTGCGGCGCCACCCGGCGCTCTCCATCGTCCAGGGCGACCCGATGCAGGTGAACGCGCTCGCCCAGGCGCTTCCCGGGCATCACGCCGTCCTCTCCGCCCTCGGCCCATCGGGGCGGGAGGCCTTCCAACCGAACTCGCTCCTGGCCGAGTGCGCGGCCAGCACGGTGGCGGCGATGGAGCGGGCGTCCGTCACTCGCCTCGCCATGGTCTCCGCGGCGCTGCTGTTCCCCGGAGGGGGCCTGCGTTTCGCCCTCTTCCGCCGGCTGATTCGTCACCACCTCCGAGACCTCGTCGCCGCCGAGGCCGTGATTCGCGCCACTCCCTTCGACTGGACGCTCGCGCGACCGCCACGACTGGTCGAAGCACCGGAGGAGACCTACCGAAGCGAGCGCGAAGCGCTGCCCACCGGCGCGTGGTCGATGTCGTTCCGAGCCGTGGGGGCGTTCCTGCTCGATTGCATCGAGCAGGGAGCTCACACACGAGAAGTCGTCGGGCTTGCTCGGCGGTAG
- a CDS encoding sigma-70 family RNA polymerase sigma factor, whose product MEGRLSLARRVEAFESCRHELVALSYRMLGDLGRAEDMVQEAWLRWQGHEGDVESSRAFLVTVVTRLCLNELGSARARREEARPDRLPEPVDLDDGGIARVERVEQVSMAFLVALQRLTPAERAVLLLHEVFDFGHQEIAELVGNTAAACRKLLERARRSLATERRMQAASQEEHRRLLAAFLQAASGGDVQGIVRLLAEDAVMVTDGGSEGRRFAGQRNLSQPLRNAVRIAAFVVATTRRTASALRVEERQLNAQPAAVFWNGDQPFAALLLAVADGKVQRVYFHADLRRLGHLGRPVDA is encoded by the coding sequence ATGGAAGGTCGGCTGTCGTTGGCGCGCCGCGTGGAGGCCTTCGAGTCGTGCCGTCACGAGCTCGTTGCGCTGTCGTACCGCATGCTCGGGGACCTCGGCCGCGCCGAGGACATGGTCCAGGAGGCCTGGCTGCGGTGGCAGGGCCACGAGGGCGACGTGGAGTCGTCGAGAGCGTTCCTCGTCACCGTCGTCACCCGCCTCTGCCTGAACGAGCTCGGCTCCGCCCGGGCGCGTCGGGAGGAGGCCCGCCCCGACCGCCTGCCCGAGCCCGTCGACCTCGACGATGGCGGCATCGCTCGGGTCGAGCGCGTGGAGCAGGTCTCCATGGCCTTCCTCGTCGCGCTCCAGCGCCTGACGCCCGCCGAGCGGGCCGTCCTGCTGCTCCACGAGGTCTTCGACTTCGGCCATCAGGAGATTGCCGAGCTCGTCGGCAACACCGCGGCGGCGTGCCGCAAGCTGCTCGAGCGCGCGCGCCGGAGCCTGGCGACCGAGCGGCGGATGCAAGCGGCCTCGCAGGAGGAGCATCGTCGCCTGCTCGCGGCCTTCCTGCAGGCAGCGTCAGGCGGTGACGTCCAGGGAATCGTCCGGCTCCTCGCCGAGGATGCGGTCATGGTGACCGACGGCGGGTCCGAGGGGCGCAGGTTTGCCGGCCAGCGCAACCTCTCGCAGCCCCTGCGGAACGCTGTACGCATTGCCGCCTTCGTCGTCGCGACCACGCGGCGCACCGCGAGCGCGCTCCGGGTCGAGGAGCGCCAGCTGAACGCCCAGCCGGCCGCCGTGTTCTGGAACGGCGACCAGCCCTTCGCGGCGCTGC